Proteins from a single region of Bdellovibrio bacteriovorus HD100:
- a CDS encoding NAD-dependent succinate-semialdehyde dehydrogenase: MSAFKTVNPATGDVLKSYNHLSWPETEKNIEQAAKDFQIWRKVSFKDRAEVLLKLAQSLRTHKSELAQMMNQEMGKLIAEGKAEVEKCAVTCEYYAKEAESMLKNQLAASSPYKHAEVSFQPVGVVFSVMPWNFPLWQVIRFAAPALMAGNVILLKHADLTAGTSELIGRIFNDLTSEYKLLRNIQVNHEVAAQVIAHPVVHGVTFTGSSQGGRSVAVEAAKNLKKIVLELGGSDAYLVLEDADVEAAAKACAKVRLVNCGQSCVAGKRFIVNEKVAKDFIHHFTKEMKEAELAPLASVKFQKSIVDQVEKLKKWGGKVVLGGSAPQGAGAFYPATVVVFEKDHPEVHREEIFGPVASVFIVKNTEEALAVANSSPYGLGGGVFTRDVKKGKELIEKELQAGFVVVNDYVKSDPRIPFGGIKESGYGRELGHFGIMEFVNIKTVAVAGE, encoded by the coding sequence ATGAGCGCTTTTAAAACCGTCAATCCCGCCACAGGCGATGTTCTTAAATCCTACAATCATCTTTCCTGGCCAGAGACAGAAAAAAATATCGAGCAAGCCGCCAAAGACTTTCAAATCTGGCGCAAGGTTTCGTTTAAAGATCGCGCGGAAGTGCTGCTGAAGCTGGCGCAATCCCTGCGCACTCATAAGTCTGAACTGGCGCAAATGATGAATCAGGAGATGGGAAAGCTCATCGCCGAAGGGAAAGCTGAAGTCGAAAAGTGCGCCGTGACTTGTGAATACTATGCCAAAGAGGCTGAATCCATGCTTAAAAATCAGCTGGCGGCCTCGTCCCCTTACAAACATGCCGAAGTCAGCTTTCAGCCGGTTGGGGTGGTTTTCAGTGTCATGCCGTGGAATTTTCCTCTGTGGCAGGTGATTCGTTTTGCCGCTCCCGCATTGATGGCCGGCAATGTGATTCTGCTGAAGCACGCGGATTTGACGGCGGGCACTTCAGAGTTGATTGGCAGAATCTTCAATGATCTGACTTCAGAATATAAACTATTGCGAAATATTCAGGTCAATCATGAGGTGGCCGCCCAGGTGATTGCTCATCCCGTTGTGCACGGGGTGACCTTTACCGGCAGCAGTCAGGGCGGCCGGTCTGTCGCTGTCGAAGCTGCCAAGAATTTGAAAAAAATAGTCCTGGAGCTGGGGGGCAGCGATGCTTATCTGGTTTTGGAAGACGCGGATGTTGAGGCCGCCGCCAAGGCGTGTGCGAAAGTGCGTCTGGTGAACTGCGGGCAAAGCTGCGTGGCGGGGAAAAGGTTTATCGTGAACGAAAAAGTTGCCAAAGACTTTATCCATCACTTCACTAAAGAGATGAAAGAGGCGGAACTGGCGCCGTTGGCTTCCGTGAAGTTTCAAAAATCCATCGTTGATCAGGTGGAAAAACTGAAAAAATGGGGCGGCAAAGTGGTTCTGGGTGGTTCTGCTCCGCAAGGGGCGGGGGCGTTTTATCCGGCCACGGTGGTGGTTTTTGAAAAAGATCATCCCGAAGTGCACCGGGAAGAAATCTTCGGTCCGGTGGCATCTGTGTTTATTGTGAAAAACACGGAAGAGGCTTTGGCAGTGGCCAACTCATCGCCTTACGGTCTGGGGGGTGGAGTCTTTACTCGAGACGTAAAAAAGGGCAAAGAGCTGATTGAAAAAGAGTTGCAGGCCGGTTTTGTCGTGGTGAATGATTATGTGAAGTCGGACCCGAGGATCCCGTTTGGCGGAATCAAAGAATCTGGCTACGGCCGCGAATTGGGTCATTTTGGAATCATGGAATTTGTGAATATCAAAACCGTCGCGGTAGCGGGGGAGTAG
- the tilS gene encoding tRNA lysidine(34) synthetase TilS, producing the protein MKLSKAKQDLDHHVWKLIKLHSLQDKKILVALSGGTDSVALLRSLTKVHKKNLLGACYFHHGEDSNQEYRKEAQEFCEKLCKKLEIEFYPLRASQLAKSEAEYRELRYEALDRLKKEQGFELVATGHHRDDLLETRLIRLIRGTGAQGFAAMHVLRDGLFRPLLEISKKELKKYLREERLRSFEDPTNKALDPLRNWLREEWLKSLERRARGSTAALARSLETIAQEIENRPWGDLLGQNEAYKTQGLRRSFYLTLSPFEQKRLLAQYLFSLGKRDFSQSHLEEIQKRLDKSQKVITFKVAGCQWEVNAEQIKVQS; encoded by the coding sequence GTGAAACTGTCAAAGGCCAAGCAGGATCTGGATCATCATGTATGGAAGCTGATCAAACTTCATTCGCTTCAGGATAAAAAGATTCTGGTGGCGCTTTCCGGTGGCACCGATTCGGTGGCTTTGCTTCGCAGTTTGACGAAGGTGCACAAAAAGAATCTGCTCGGGGCCTGTTATTTTCATCATGGAGAGGACTCGAACCAGGAATACCGCAAAGAAGCCCAAGAGTTTTGTGAAAAGCTTTGTAAGAAGCTCGAAATTGAATTCTACCCATTGCGCGCCTCGCAATTGGCTAAATCCGAAGCTGAATATCGCGAGCTGCGTTATGAGGCCTTGGATCGCCTGAAAAAGGAGCAAGGGTTCGAACTTGTGGCCACGGGGCACCATCGGGATGACCTGCTAGAGACGCGTCTGATTCGTTTGATTCGCGGCACAGGGGCTCAGGGGTTTGCGGCAATGCATGTTTTGCGGGATGGTCTGTTTCGTCCACTTTTGGAGATTTCCAAGAAAGAGCTTAAAAAGTATCTGCGCGAAGAGCGTCTGCGAAGCTTTGAGGACCCAACTAACAAGGCCCTGGACCCTTTGCGTAATTGGCTGCGGGAGGAGTGGCTGAAATCCCTTGAAAGGCGCGCCAGAGGCTCGACTGCGGCCTTAGCCCGGTCTTTGGAGACCATTGCTCAAGAGATTGAAAATCGCCCCTGGGGAGATTTGCTGGGGCAGAATGAGGCTTATAAGACACAGGGGTTGCGCAGGTCTTTTTACCTCACATTGAGTCCGTTTGAGCAAAAAAGATTGCTGGCTCAGTACCTGTTTTCCCTCGGGAAACGAGATTTTTCGCAATCTCACCTTGAAGAAATTCAAAAGCGCCTGGACAAGTCGCAAAAAGTGATCACATTCAAAGTCGCTGGGTGCCAATGGGAAGTTAACGCAGAGCAAATCAAGGTCCAGTCCTGA
- the ftsH gene encoding ATP-dependent zinc metalloprotease FtsH yields MRSTQKTLALWFFLIIMAVFLFQAYESKQQKAIADFNFSKFTEAVKAGEVATVTFRQDTSEVVGEMKPEFEKKYNGTHFSIVGNTQDEGYKFLQQHGITPNYERADNGGFFQSLLVNWLPLILIVAMFLFIMRQIQAGGGKAMSFGKSRARLLTEHKNRVTFKEVAGVDEAKEDLQEIVSFLKDPKKYTKLGGRIPKGVLLVGSPGTGKTLLARAVAGEAGVPFFTISGSDFVEMFVGVGASRVRDLFEQGKKNAPCLIFIDEIDAVGRHRGAGMGGGHDEREQTLNQLLVEMDGFESSEGVIMIAATNRPDVLDPALLRPGRFDRRVIVNKPDLKGREQILAVHMRKTPLGPDVDASKIARGTPGFSGADLENLVNEAALVAARSDKKYLEMEDFEKAKDKVTMGAERRSMVISDEDKKVTAYHEAGHTLVGKKLVGLDPIHKVTIIPRGMALGVTQTLPEKESVSLSKSKAENMIAFLFGGRAAEELIFKDITTGAGNDIERATEIARRMVCEWGMSKLGPLAYETRDNPVFMGMGYGNKSKEYSDAKAQEIDTEVEKIIKHGYDISIQILRDHQDALERLTQALLEYETIDGHEVDMLVNGAAVAEIEKYRNAKKDSNAAIMNAAEKKGSGDPVGNTGPVTI; encoded by the coding sequence ATGCGATCAACCCAGAAAACGCTGGCTCTATGGTTCTTCCTGATCATCATGGCTGTGTTTCTATTTCAAGCCTATGAGAGCAAGCAACAAAAAGCGATTGCTGACTTTAATTTTTCCAAATTCACTGAAGCCGTAAAGGCCGGTGAGGTGGCGACGGTCACCTTCCGTCAGGACACCAGCGAAGTTGTTGGTGAAATGAAGCCGGAGTTTGAAAAGAAATACAACGGCACTCACTTTTCCATCGTCGGGAACACCCAGGATGAGGGTTATAAATTCCTGCAACAACATGGCATTACGCCCAACTATGAGCGCGCTGACAATGGTGGCTTCTTCCAGTCATTGCTTGTGAACTGGCTTCCATTGATTCTGATCGTAGCGATGTTCCTGTTCATCATGCGCCAGATTCAGGCCGGTGGCGGCAAAGCCATGTCCTTTGGTAAATCCCGCGCCCGTCTTCTGACGGAGCATAAAAACCGTGTGACCTTCAAAGAGGTTGCCGGAGTGGATGAAGCCAAAGAAGACTTGCAAGAGATCGTGAGCTTCCTGAAAGACCCTAAAAAATACACCAAGCTGGGTGGCCGCATCCCTAAAGGGGTTTTGCTGGTGGGTTCTCCAGGGACTGGTAAGACCTTGCTGGCTCGCGCCGTTGCGGGTGAGGCGGGCGTTCCATTCTTCACAATTTCCGGTTCTGACTTCGTCGAAATGTTCGTCGGTGTCGGTGCCAGCCGTGTTCGTGATTTGTTCGAACAGGGTAAAAAGAATGCTCCATGTTTGATCTTTATTGATGAGATCGATGCTGTCGGTCGCCATCGTGGTGCTGGTATGGGTGGTGGTCACGATGAGCGTGAGCAGACTCTGAATCAGTTGCTGGTCGAGATGGATGGTTTTGAATCTTCTGAAGGTGTCATCATGATCGCGGCAACCAACCGTCCTGACGTTCTGGACCCTGCGTTGCTTCGTCCAGGTCGTTTCGACCGTCGTGTGATCGTGAACAAACCGGACCTTAAAGGCCGTGAGCAGATCCTTGCGGTTCACATGCGCAAGACTCCACTGGGGCCTGATGTGGATGCTTCCAAAATCGCACGTGGTACGCCGGGCTTCTCGGGTGCGGATCTTGAGAACCTTGTGAATGAAGCTGCTCTGGTGGCCGCTCGTTCTGACAAGAAGTATCTGGAAATGGAAGATTTCGAAAAAGCGAAAGACAAAGTCACAATGGGTGCGGAAAGACGCTCTATGGTGATTTCTGATGAAGATAAAAAAGTCACTGCGTACCATGAAGCCGGCCACACGCTGGTGGGTAAAAAGCTTGTTGGCTTGGATCCAATCCACAAAGTGACCATCATCCCTCGTGGTATGGCTCTGGGTGTGACTCAGACGTTGCCTGAAAAAGAAAGCGTGTCTTTGTCCAAATCCAAAGCTGAAAACATGATCGCCTTCCTGTTTGGTGGTCGTGCGGCTGAAGAACTGATCTTTAAGGACATCACCACTGGCGCCGGCAACGACATCGAACGTGCGACTGAAATCGCCCGTCGTATGGTGTGTGAATGGGGTATGAGCAAGCTGGGTCCTTTGGCTTATGAAACCCGCGACAATCCGGTGTTCATGGGTATGGGCTATGGCAACAAGTCCAAAGAGTACTCTGATGCAAAAGCGCAAGAGATCGACACTGAAGTCGAAAAGATCATCAAGCACGGTTACGATATTTCTATCCAGATTCTGCGTGACCACCAGGATGCTCTGGAGCGCCTGACTCAGGCTTTGCTGGAGTACGAAACCATCGATGGTCATGAAGTCGATATGCTTGTGAATGGCGCGGCAGTTGCGGAAATTGAAAAATACCGCAATGCCAAAAAAGATTCCAACGCGGCCATTATGAACGCGGCGGAAAAGAAAGGATCTGGAGATCCGGTGGGTAACACCGGCCCGGTGACGATCTAA
- the cdaA gene encoding diadenylate cyclase CdaA: protein MLQQFVDNLVFIVQHLRVQDAIDMLLVWMVVYRILVLIKRTGTIQMLSGLGVLAIGYILSIWLELFTFNWILEKFFSNLFVIVVVLFQGEIRRALAHIGSNPFFSDASTIQETQVIEEIAKGIILTAQKGFGALVVVEREIVIDYHIEFGTEMDSKVSAELLASIFHPESPMHDGAVLIRNGKIHSAGCFLPLSKNPALDKNLGTRHRAAIGLTEETDALVFVVSEENKSIGIVQGGHLSPNVELGDIRKALYETFGLKYKAFSQQGEV from the coding sequence ATGTTGCAGCAGTTTGTCGACAACCTCGTGTTTATAGTTCAGCACTTGCGGGTGCAGGATGCTATCGACATGCTCCTGGTTTGGATGGTTGTTTATCGCATTCTGGTTCTGATCAAACGAACCGGGACGATCCAAATGCTTTCCGGCCTGGGGGTTCTGGCGATCGGATACATCCTCAGTATCTGGCTGGAGCTTTTCACCTTTAATTGGATTCTTGAAAAATTCTTCTCCAATCTGTTTGTGATCGTGGTTGTCCTGTTCCAGGGCGAGATTCGTCGTGCGCTGGCTCATATCGGCAGCAACCCGTTCTTCAGTGATGCGTCTACAATCCAGGAAACTCAGGTGATTGAAGAGATCGCCAAGGGTATTATCCTGACTGCTCAAAAGGGCTTCGGCGCATTGGTGGTGGTGGAACGTGAAATCGTCATCGATTATCACATTGAATTCGGAACCGAGATGGATTCCAAGGTGTCCGCGGAATTGCTGGCTTCGATTTTCCACCCGGAAAGTCCGATGCACGACGGAGCTGTTTTAATTCGCAATGGTAAAATTCATTCTGCCGGTTGCTTCCTGCCACTCAGTAAAAATCCGGCTCTGGATAAAAACCTGGGGACCCGTCACCGCGCGGCTATTGGTTTGACTGAAGAAACTGATGCTTTGGTGTTCGTGGTTTCTGAAGAAAACAAATCCATTGGTATCGTTCAAGGGGGGCACTTGAGTCCCAACGTGGAATTGGGTGACATCCGTAAAGCTCTTTATGAAACCTTCGGTCTTAAGTACAAGGCCTTCTCTCAGCAAGGGGAGGTCTAA
- a CDS encoding CdaR family protein, translating to MRRRWSNVITENFSYKVVALFISLILWLTILGRRDFVLSKNIDIELITAPGTHVVAQTTDHIKVKVSGPRSSLKKFLESSLAQSITLDISQRGEGVVNVDIPLSKIEVPLGVRILGVRPNQIQAEVLQIKEKPRDEQESR from the coding sequence ATGAGACGTCGTTGGTCGAATGTTATCACCGAGAACTTCAGCTACAAAGTTGTGGCGTTGTTTATTTCGTTGATCCTGTGGCTGACCATTTTGGGTCGCCGTGATTTTGTTCTAAGTAAAAATATTGATATTGAGCTGATCACCGCTCCGGGCACCCATGTGGTGGCTCAGACAACGGATCATATCAAGGTGAAGGTTTCAGGTCCTCGTTCTTCATTGAAAAAGTTCCTGGAAAGTTCCCTGGCTCAAAGTATCACACTGGACATCTCGCAAAGAGGTGAAGGTGTGGTGAACGTGGACATCCCACTCAGCAAAATTGAAGTGCCGCTGGGTGTGCGAATTCTGGGTGTCCGTCCAAATCAAATTCAAGCTGAAGTGTTGCAGATAAAGGAAAAGCCCCGTGACGAACAAGAAAGCCGATAA
- the glmM gene encoding phosphoglucosamine mutase, with protein sequence MEKKTRLFGTDGIRGTANQYPMTPDMVVKIGQAIGYLLRKEAEEKSSSVRKVVIGKDTRLSGYMIEQALASGLNSMGVFVQLVGPLPTPGIGYLTRTMRAAAGIVISASHNPFHDNGIKVFGSDGFKISEEMEREIERLVLEEDLTPLLPPSKEIGRTRRIEDSQGRYIVYVKGTFPLEYTLDGMRIVLDTANGASYKVAPSIFQELGAEVIQLGDDPNGTNINDKVGALYPQKLAESVLHYRADVGISLDGDADRVIMVDEKGEIVNGDRILAICALHMKERGLLKGDTLVATQMSNFGLEKRMNEAGIKLVKTGVGDKYVVEEMRKHGYNLGGEQSGHIIFLDHTTTGDGCIAALSVLAVMKQTGKKMSDLNHVFEDVPQILINCRVKRRAELSELAGYNDMIRNIEKKLAGNGRVFVRFSGTEPVIRVLVEGTEKAQITQFAEEIASFLEKELS encoded by the coding sequence GTGGAAAAGAAAACAAGACTGTTTGGAACTGATGGTATTCGCGGGACTGCGAATCAGTATCCGATGACTCCGGATATGGTTGTGAAGATCGGTCAAGCCATTGGTTATCTTTTGCGTAAAGAAGCTGAAGAAAAATCCTCCAGCGTGCGCAAAGTGGTTATTGGAAAAGACACGCGTTTGTCCGGTTATATGATCGAGCAGGCCTTGGCTTCTGGTTTGAACTCCATGGGTGTGTTCGTGCAACTGGTGGGACCACTGCCGACTCCGGGTATCGGTTACTTGACCAGAACGATGCGTGCGGCGGCGGGGATCGTGATCTCGGCGTCTCACAATCCATTCCATGATAATGGGATCAAAGTGTTTGGTTCTGATGGTTTTAAAATCTCTGAAGAGATGGAGCGTGAAATCGAGCGTCTGGTGCTTGAAGAAGACCTGACGCCACTTCTGCCTCCAAGCAAAGAAATCGGCCGCACTCGCCGTATCGAAGACTCCCAGGGTCGTTATATCGTTTACGTGAAAGGCACATTCCCTCTGGAGTATACTCTGGATGGTATGCGTATCGTATTGGATACGGCCAACGGGGCTTCATACAAAGTTGCTCCATCCATCTTCCAGGAGCTGGGTGCGGAAGTCATCCAGCTGGGTGATGATCCCAATGGCACAAACATCAATGACAAAGTCGGTGCTTTGTATCCACAAAAGCTGGCTGAATCCGTTTTGCACTATCGTGCGGACGTGGGCATCAGTTTGGATGGGGATGCGGACCGTGTGATCATGGTGGATGAAAAGGGCGAGATCGTAAACGGAGACCGTATTTTGGCGATCTGTGCTTTGCACATGAAAGAGCGTGGCTTGCTGAAAGGTGACACTCTGGTGGCAACTCAGATGTCAAACTTCGGTCTTGAAAAGCGCATGAATGAAGCGGGCATCAAGCTTGTGAAAACCGGCGTAGGTGACAAGTACGTGGTCGAAGAAATGCGTAAACACGGTTACAACCTGGGTGGCGAGCAGTCTGGCCACATCATCTTCCTGGATCACACCACAACGGGGGATGGCTGTATCGCGGCGTTGAGTGTTCTGGCGGTGATGAAACAAACTGGCAAGAAGATGAGCGATCTGAATCACGTCTTTGAGGACGTTCCGCAAATCCTGATCAACTGCCGTGTAAAACGCCGTGCCGAGCTTTCTGAGCTTGCCGGCTACAATGACATGATTCGCAATATTGAAAAGAAACTGGCTGGCAATGGCCGCGTCTTCGTTCGTTTCTCTGGCACCGAGCCGGTGATTCGTGTGTTGGTCGAGGGAACTGAAAAAGCTCAGATCACTCAATTCGCGGAAGAAATCGCCTCTTTCCTGGAAAAAGAACTGTCTTAA
- a CDS encoding pyridoxine 5'-phosphate synthase: protein MKHKIRLGVNVDHVATLRQVRGGTTAYPNLLDMVKKSVKGGAEQITIHLREDRRHIQLEDLKVLSKHCSVPLNLEMAATSQMVTYAKKYRPDWVCFVPEKRAELTTEGGLDVKKGFKKMFPMVEKLQRIGIEISMFIEPSLEQVEASYEIGADAVEFHTGKWVMLKGARKAAEWKRLCDAAEWAHYLGLNVHAGHGLDYEHSKLINKLPHLQEVNIGHSLVCYALEHGMEESVRKMRKILK, encoded by the coding sequence ATGAAACATAAAATTCGTTTGGGTGTAAATGTGGACCACGTGGCGACGCTTCGTCAGGTGCGTGGTGGGACAACGGCTTATCCTAATTTGCTGGATATGGTGAAAAAGTCCGTCAAAGGTGGCGCGGAACAAATCACGATTCATCTTCGTGAAGACCGCCGTCATATTCAATTGGAAGATCTTAAAGTGCTTTCCAAGCATTGTTCAGTGCCGCTGAATCTGGAGATGGCAGCGACCTCTCAGATGGTGACTTACGCCAAGAAATACCGTCCAGACTGGGTGTGCTTCGTCCCGGAAAAGCGTGCTGAGCTGACAACTGAAGGCGGCCTGGATGTAAAGAAAGGCTTTAAGAAAATGTTCCCGATGGTTGAAAAGCTTCAGCGCATCGGTATTGAAATTTCCATGTTTATTGAGCCTTCCCTTGAGCAGGTTGAAGCTTCTTATGAGATTGGTGCGGATGCCGTTGAATTCCACACCGGCAAATGGGTGATGCTAAAAGGCGCTCGGAAAGCCGCTGAATGGAAGCGTCTTTGTGATGCCGCTGAATGGGCGCACTATCTGGGTTTGAATGTGCACGCAGGCCACGGGCTTGATTATGAGCACTCCAAGCTTATCAATAAGTTGCCGCATCTTCAGGAAGTGAATATTGGGCATTCTCTGGTGTGTTATGCACTAGAGCATGGTATGGAAGAATCTGTTCGTAAGATGAGAAAAATCCTGAAATAA
- the tsaE gene encoding tRNA (adenosine(37)-N6)-threonylcarbamoyltransferase complex ATPase subunit type 1 TsaE gives MTILNSQHILKNLQELKSFWQDFLPHLNDRCILLMSGDVGAGKTTSVQMIAGELGMRDVQSPSFAIHLRYENAEGKAMDHLDLYRLKDDDDLESSGFWDLFAQKNSLIIIEWANRLDFDYLPLNWQRIEVRFEKLSDTERKITTRQV, from the coding sequence ATGACCATTCTGAATTCCCAACACATCCTAAAAAACCTCCAGGAGCTGAAAAGCTTCTGGCAGGATTTTTTGCCGCACCTGAATGACCGCTGTATTTTGCTGATGAGCGGGGATGTCGGTGCGGGTAAAACGACGTCGGTGCAAATGATTGCCGGCGAGTTGGGAATGCGCGATGTTCAGTCACCAAGCTTTGCCATTCATCTGCGCTATGAAAACGCGGAAGGCAAAGCCATGGATCACCTGGATCTGTATCGCCTGAAAGATGATGATGATCTGGAAAGTTCCGGTTTCTGGGACCTGTTTGCCCAGAAAAATTCACTGATTATTATCGAATGGGCGAACCGCCTGGATTTCGATTATCTGCCACTCAACTGGCAGCGCATCGAGGTGCGCTTCGAAAAACTCAGCGACACCGAAAGAAAAATCACCACCCGCCAAGTCTAA